One genomic window of Bradyrhizobium sp. B124 includes the following:
- a CDS encoding integrase arm-type DNA-binding domain-containing protein: protein MTEPTNQLTLTDAAIRNAVLPPGKAQHYLHDDKLPGLALRMRATGGRTWVYLFTKPGVRGTQRKTLGPWPKYNEKAARKAATIAAGEVIKGMDPNDAKREARRQQAAEKQRTTLADLVVVDGPYQMSLTGRQVVNWKPAISALRRGLKEHAEGGVGELTRRQIMAAVDRVAKTGKRGAAKDLRKHTHTFLEWCVGEGYVDHNVLAGYREPKETRAQRVGRRTKGRALTDEEIIKVWHASGKLGTFGLLTRTCLLGGPRRSEPTLIEWQKNIMDDRITFDAAWTKMGLHHDVPRTHLVDEVLAAAKHFQRATSDYVFPSPKTGGLLSGFTKMVNRLVKEAGVDKFTMHDLRRSLRTIMSRCGYDNEIQRLCVGQKPSGIDQVYNHDEQWIIRKMAFEAAHDYIAELIGAARMGKVVRLQRTNPLDPIKAELLGRLREHYAAGTV from the coding sequence ATGACAGAGCCGACCAACCAGCTGACACTCACCGATGCGGCGATCCGCAACGCCGTGCTGCCGCCCGGCAAGGCGCAGCATTATCTCCACGACGACAAGCTGCCCGGCCTCGCCCTGCGCATGCGTGCCACAGGCGGTCGGACTTGGGTTTACCTCTTCACCAAGCCGGGGGTGAGGGGGACCCAGCGTAAGACCCTCGGCCCTTGGCCCAAATATAATGAGAAAGCGGCGCGCAAGGCCGCCACCATCGCCGCAGGCGAGGTGATCAAGGGCATGGACCCCAACGACGCGAAACGCGAGGCGAGGCGGCAGCAGGCAGCCGAGAAGCAGCGCACCACGCTGGCGGACCTCGTCGTCGTAGATGGTCCCTACCAGATGTCCCTGACCGGTCGTCAGGTCGTCAACTGGAAGCCGGCAATTTCGGCGTTGCGGCGCGGGCTCAAGGAGCATGCCGAGGGCGGCGTGGGGGAGCTGACGCGGCGGCAAATCATGGCGGCAGTCGACCGGGTCGCCAAAACCGGCAAGCGTGGTGCGGCCAAGGACCTACGCAAGCACACCCACACCTTCCTCGAATGGTGCGTTGGCGAGGGCTATGTCGACCACAATGTGCTGGCTGGCTACCGCGAGCCCAAGGAAACCCGTGCGCAAAGGGTTGGACGTCGAACGAAGGGTCGTGCCCTGACCGATGAAGAAATCATCAAGGTTTGGCACGCATCCGGCAAGCTTGGGACCTTTGGCCTCCTGACGAGGACGTGCCTACTCGGTGGACCGCGACGTAGCGAGCCAACCCTGATCGAGTGGCAAAAGAACATCATGGACGACCGCATCACCTTCGATGCGGCCTGGACCAAGATGGGTTTGCACCACGATGTACCGCGCACGCACCTCGTTGATGAGGTGCTCGCGGCCGCGAAACATTTTCAACGGGCAACATCCGACTATGTCTTCCCGTCACCGAAGACCGGCGGCCTGTTGTCGGGCTTCACCAAGATGGTCAATCGTTTGGTCAAGGAAGCGGGTGTTGACAAGTTCACCATGCATGACCTGAGGCGCAGCTTACGCACGATCATGTCACGCTGCGGCTACGACAACGAGATCCAGCGGCTCTGTGTCGGGCAGAAGCCAAGTGGAATCGATCAGGTCTACAATCACGACGAACAGTGGATCATTCGTAAGATGGCGTTCGAAGCGGCGCATGACTACATCGCGGAATTGATCGGCGCGGCACGGATGGGCAAGGTCGTGCGCTTGCAGCGGACGAATCCGCTCGACCCCATTAAGGCTGAGTTGCTCGGTCGTCTCCGCGAGCACTATGCGGCTGGGACGGTCTAG